In Deltaproteobacteria bacterium, the genomic stretch AATTAATATCAGGAGGAATCAAGAATGAGCACGGAGCAATTGTTACCACAGGGTGAGAGCATCCGAAAGGCGGTAAAATGGATATCCGAGGTCACCAAGGAGCATCCTGAAAAAAGCCGCAAGGAAATCATACTCGAAGCAGAACTGCGGTTTGATCTTTCCCCAAAGGAATGCGAGTTCCTTTACAGGAAATTTGTTTGAAGCAAGCCGAGCGGAAGACCCGGTATGCTTGAATGGATTAACGCGCATCAGACCATGTTATGGTGGTTGGGGCTTTTCTCCGTGATCACCTTTGTGTGCACATTAATTTTCACGCCCATCATCGTGACACGTATTCCCGCCGACTACTTCGATCACCGGAGACGATACCCGCCCCGCCGGAAAGAACAAAACCGGGCCATCCGCCTTATATTGCTGCTTGGCAAGAACTTGCTGGCACTTATACTGATAGCAGGAGGTATTGCCATGCTGTTTCTGCCCGGGCAAGGCCTGCTGACAATACTGATCGGCGTGATGCTTCTGGATTTTCCGGGCAAATATGTGATAGAGCGACGCATTGTGCAGCAACCGAAGGTCATGCAGACCATCAATTGGCTGCGCGCCAAGGGCGATCGGCCGCCGCTACGTATCCGGCCGGCCGGCTCCTCCACCTTGGACGGATAGACACCTGCAGGCATCAATAGGCAGCCGGGATCAAACAGGAGAGGGAATGCTCTCCTGTTCGGTTTAGTATGGTCCTAATAAAAAAGCAGAAGCCAGACATTAGCCAGGGCGACACTCAAGACCATATAGAGAAAGGCCGCTTTCATAAAACCGAAAAAACTGATGGGATGCCCTGATGCCTCTGCAATCCCAAGGGTTACTACGTTTGCACTGGCCCCTATCATGGTGCCGTTCCCCCCAAAACAGGCCCCAAACGCAAGCGCCCACCAGAGTACCCCTGATTCGGCTCCCGGGATCGCCTTTGTAAGATATGCAACGATGGGAAGCATTGTGGCGGTGAAGGGTATATTGTCTACAAATGCGCTCATGATCGCTGAGACCCACAAAACCAGACAGATCGCCATTGTAAGGTTGCCCTCAGAAAAGTTCATGACCCAGTCGGCGATCATGGACAAAAGCCCTGTCTCTTCCACTGCCCCCACAAGGATAAACAGGAACATGAAAAAAAGAAGAGTGGTCCACTCAATGTCTTTCTCTATCAGCTCCAGAAGGTCTATGCGCTTTGTGACCAGCCCATAGGTAAAAAGAAGAGCCGCTCCGAAAAGGGCCGCTATGCTTACTTCCATGTGCCAGAAACCATGACTGAGAAAAAGGGCTACGGTCATGGCCATGATTATGCCCCCCACGCTGAGCAGCATGCCGTCCGTAATTTTGTACTCCTCCCGAAGCTGAGCAATGAAAGAAGGCACATCCTCGATCCTGGCCTTACCGTAATCCTTCCCATAAGCAAATTTGGTGTAGATAAAGAGCACTATCATTGAGACTATCACGGTTGGAGTCAAATTCTTAACGAACTCCATAAAGGTCAGTCCGGCGTAGGAACCTATCATAATGTTGGGCGGGTCGCCGATGAGTGTCGCCGTTCCGCCTATATTGGAGGCAAGGATCTCCGGAATGAGCAAGGCGATAGGAGATATGCCCAGAGAGAGAGCGATCTCTATGGTGACCGGTGTCAAAAGGAGCATAGTGGTCACGTTGTCAAGAAAGGCTGATGAGATCGCGGTAAATGCCATAAGAATCAAGGAAAGGGCTATGACATTGCCCTTGGCCAACTGATAAGACTTGTACGCGCACCACTGGAAGACCCCCGTATGCTTCAAGACCCCCACGATGATCATCATGCCCATCAGCAGGAAAACCACATTCATGTCTATGGCATGAATCGCCCGCTCATATGATATGATATGAAACTCGGGATCCAGGGTTCCGAAGGTGTAGGTTATAATGAGCATGGTAGCCGCGCCTAACATAGCGGCCAGTGTCCGGTGCAACACCTCAAAGGAGATGAGAATATAGGCAAAAATAAAAACTGTAGTGGCAATCCAGAAAGCAGGCCCCAGCGTCCTTTTTAGTTGAAGGTCGAGGTGAGTATGATATTTTCCGTTAAATACGGAGTTATCGTCCACAAAAACAGGGACCTCAAGCTTTTCAAAGCTTGTCTTGTAAACCTGGAGAACTATTTCGGTTACAGAAGGGGGCGCCCTTGGAAGATCCAGGATAATCTGAAAAGTTCCATCCGAAGCGGTCTTGTAACCACCAGCATCATGGCCACCGTGACCGGCATCCCCATGGGGCAGATATTCACTTCCGCCTACAAATACCTTTATCTCGGCGTCTGGCACAGGCTCGTTGTGGGTATCAAGGATCTTTCCGCTTATGTAAACAACAACTTTGTTTGCAAGGTGTGCCTCATGTGAGGAGTTGTTTGTCTCCTGCGCCCCGACCTCAACAGGAGCAAAGCCTAATATTAAGTAAAAAAACGATAAAATAATAGATGCAATGTCTCTTTTTCTGGTCAGCGCCTCAGGTTTTACAGGAACAGTCTGTCCGCTCATATACCCGTCTCCTCTCGGATTTTTTTGTATTCTGCTGCAGATGTATCTCCTCTCATGGTCCTGCCACAATTCTGCAGAGTAGGGGTTAATCCGCTTTTCTGTTATTCCAGCTGATAGGAAATTGCTTTTTACGATTTGCTGATAGGCTGATAGGAGCTGATAGGAAATTGCTTTTTACGATTTGGACCGAAATAATTTTCTTAAATATTGTATACTAATTTCTGCAGCACTGCAGGTCAAGGAATTTTCAATGTATCATGGAAAAGAAAGGAAAATAATGTTTCGGCCCTACCCCGTAAAAAGGCAAATCGCTCCTGCGGCCGAGGCACGGATGGCAACCGTTCACGGGAAGGGGATATTTCTTTGAACAGTTTAACGGAAGCCCCCGTAGTTTTCTTGGCTTTTGCTATGGGGGAAACTGCATCGCCTTAAGCGCAGCGTAAGGCGAATGCAGAGGGGGCAAGACATCCCCCATGTCAAAAGCCTTAAGAAAACAAGGGGCTGAAGTGTGAAGTGAAAAGAAATATCCCCTTCCCGTGAACGGTTACGTGGGACCACGGGTTCACCGGATATTTACCTGAATTCCGTGACCTTCTTGGTATTATCCGTTAAATTTTTACCAGTGCGGTTGGTTTCCGATCCTGTAATTAATTACTTCTAACGTATCACTTATTACAACAAAAGCAGAAGGATCGATATTATGAATGAGTCTCTTTAATTGATCAATTTCTGTGATTGTAATTACGGAGTAGATAATGTGTTCCTCGTTTCCTGTATACCCTCCTTCACCTTTGATAATAGTAACACCACGTCTTATGTCTTTCAGTATTTCTTGTGATATTCTCTCCCATTGTGATGAAATGATAAATACTATTTTCCTCTGACTGAGGCCGGAAACAACAATATTAACAACTTTGGAACTGACGAAAATAACGATCAGGGTATAAAGTACGGCCTCTATTGAATAACTTACTGATATAAATAATAGAATTATGGAATTGACAAATAAAATTGTATTGCCAATACTTATGGAAAATCTCTTCAGTAACATAACGGAGAGAATATCCATCCCACCTTGCGATCCAGATGATCTTAAACACAGCCCTACTCCTATCCCAAGTATCAGACCGGCTAGTAAGGCATTAAGCATCTTATCTTCTAATTGTATGGTGGGATGGATAAATGCTATAGAAATCGCCAAAGAAAGAGCACCAAAAATGCTATAAAAAAAGAAACGGCGACCAACAGCCATCCACGCAAGAGCAAAAAGAGGTACATTTAAGATTACATAAATCCATTCTAAGTTGATAAAAGGCATAAATTTGTGGATTATGAGAGAAACTCCTGTAATACCTCCAGTAACAAAATGTTGTGAAATTAAAATTCCATTGATAGCTGATGCACAAAGAACGTTTCCACAAGAAATTAAAAGAATATCCCGCAATACTTGTTGCGGGGATATGAATAGTGCCTGAGGGCTGTTTTTCGCACGCATGATAGTGTCCTTCAAAATTTCACCGGTTAAACACTAAGGGTAAATATTCGGTGAACCCGTGGTCCATTGTGGAAGTTGCCATCCGCGCCCTGCCGCAGGAGCGGTTTGCCTTTTGCAGGGTTTCGATCGCGGGCCGGATTGCGCTGCCTCTCCGGTCTGCGATGAGTGAGCTTTGAAACCCGGAAAAAGGTAACCGCTCCAAGGCAGGATATAGCGGGTTCACCGAATATTTACTTTTCTTGACATCTCCTGGAAACAAGATCAGAGTATTTTATAAAAGAAGAAATGTGAAGACTCTATATTTCTTATAATAAACAGAGTAAAAGATTCTCAGGTAATTTTATGCTGTTTAAGACGATTACAAAAGAAAATTTCAAAAAGATGGTAGAGTGCTTATTGGAGGAAAATGAGGTTATTGGTCCAAAATCAAGAGATCAGGACCTGCAAGGAAACAAGATTTATAGATTTTTGAAGATTAACTCCTTCGAAGAACTTGAGATGGATTATACTCGATCCTATTCGTCGCCCAAGAATTATTTCTTACCATTCAAGGAAGACCTTGCCACCTATCGTCTTGAAGACAAAGACTGGGAACAAGAGATCCGATACACAATTCATCCGAGGGTTATCATCGGGATGAGGGCTTGCGATATTAATGCCTTGTTAAAGCTCGACCAAGTGATGTTGAAGAGTGTATATCCCAATCCATACTATTTTGCGCGAAGGCAGAATACCTTGATAATAGGGCTCGACCACGAACCTCTGGAAGATTGTTTTTGCCGGTCTATGAATACGGACACGGCCTTTCATGGTTTTGATCTCTTTCTGACCGACATAGGAGACAAATATTTTGTGGCGATCAATTCAGATACTGCCTACATCATAATAAATCAATTCAATGCCAGGGAGGTCGCAGAGGAAGATCAAGGACGTTACAAGATAGTAAAAGAGCAGATTAAATCCAAGTTTAAGACCCAGGTCGACATAAGCATCTTACCTGAATTGATGGACCTGGAATTCGAGTCAGAGGTCTGGAAAAAGTGGGGAGATAAATGCCTGAGTTGTGGGAGCTGTGCCATGGTATGTCCCACTTGTTATTGTTACGGCATAGAAGAGGACACCGATCTGACCTTTACTAAGGCCACCAAGAGGAGATTTCTGTATTCGTGCAATCTCCTTGATTTTGCCGCTGTGGCCGGAGGGCACAATTTTCGCCCGGAAGCGCACATTCGTTTGAAATATCGATATTATCATCAGTTCAGAGGATTTGTGGAGGCATTTAATCAATCGCTATGCGTGGGATGCAATCGTTGCGGCAAGGCGTGTCCGGCCGGGATCAGCCCTAAGGCAGTGATTGACGATCTGATCAGGACAGAGAAAAAATGAATCCAAAGATCTCAAGGCATGACATAAACCTGGAGCCATTCATGGTAACGCCTCCGGATTTTAACCGGCAGACTGTCCTGATGCAGACAGAAAGGGGCTTTAAATCCGAAGTCGTCAATATTGTCAAATTGACAGCTACAGAGAAACTCTTTCAAATAAGGATATCTGAGCCCTGTGAAAGGGAAAATTTCACCTTTCTCCCTGGCCAATTCGTGATGTTGGAGCTGCCCGGGTGCGGAGAGGTCCCGATATCCATTGCGAGCTCTCCGTCGAACAGGGAATTCATTGGACTCTGCATACGAAAGGTCGGCAAGGTTACAGGGATGCTCCACCGTTTAGAGCCAGGTGCAATGGTTGGGATCAGAGGACCCTTTGGAACATACTTCCCAATGCAGAAGATGGTGGGGTGCAACGTCCTCCTGATAGCCGGAGGGTTGGGTATTGCCCCTCTTCGCTCTCCGATATACTGGATAAACGAGCACAGATCCGAGTACAAAGACATTACGATTCTGTATGGTGTAAAGGAGCCCGGACAGATCTTGTTCGATTACCAGTTTGAAGAGTGGCGCAAGATATATGACTTGAACCTACTGACAATAATCCAGAATCCTGATGAAAATTGGAGGGGAAAGGTTGGGCTGATCACTGACTTGTTTGAGGATATCTCGATCGATCCTGAGAACACCTTTGCGATTGTATGTGGACCCCCCATAATGTTTAAATTTGTATGTACCCACCTTGCAGATATAGGCATTCCGAGACAGCGCATGTTTGTCTCCCTGGAGCGAAGGATGCATTGCGGCATGGGAAAGTGCTGCCGTTGCAACGTAGGTTCCACATTCACCTGTCTGGATGGACCGGTATTTGATTACTGGACAGTGATGAATTTAAAGGAAGCGATATAGCTTATCCATGTTAATATAATGAAATACTTAGGGATTACGCTTAAAAGACCGAAAGTGGGGTTCTTTGATTTCACCGGCTGCGAGGGATGCCAGCTTCAGATAGCCAATAAGGAAGAGGACCTGAAAGACCTGTTTGGCCTGGTGGAGATAGTGAACTTCCGGGAGATCTCTTCTGAGAGGCGTGAAGATTATGAAATCGGCTTCATCGATGGGTGCATTACCACTGACAGCGAGGTGGCAAGGCTCAAAAAAATCCGCAAACAGGCAGGAACTCTTGTAGCAATGGGGGCGTGTGCCTGCCTGGGAGGTGTAAATAACCTGAGAAGCCGTTTCCCCCTGCCGGATGTGGTAAAAGAGGTCTATGACGGACACCCTGTAGATACCGGGCCGGTCAGAAAGGTGTCGGACGTGGTTCATGTGGACATAGAACTGCCGGGTTGTCCTATTTCAAAACCTGAATTCGAGTGGTTGGTACGCCATCTGGTGCTCGGAATAGAGCCACAATTTCCAAAATATCCAGTCTGCGTTGAATGTAAACAACGTCTCAATTCATGTGTGCTCGATATGGGAATGATGTGTCTTGGACCTGTTACACGCGCTGGCTGTAATGCCGTCTGTCCCCGGAATCGGCTTGGTTGTTGGGGTTGCCGCGGGCCTTCGGAAGAGGCGAACTTTGAATCGCTCATGGAGATACTCAGAGAAAAGGGATTTACTGAGGAACATATTGTAGAACGGGTTAAATTTTTTAACGCATTTAGTGGGATTCTAAATAGTGACTGTTAAAACATTAAAATCGTTAAATATAGATATCAAGCATCTGTGCCGGGTCGAGGGGCACGGGGATATCAGGATACGGGTCGAAGACGGAAAGCTGGCTGAATGTACCTGGGCCATAGTAGAGACTCCCAGGTTTTTTGAGGTAATGTTCAAGGGGCTTTCCATTGAAATGACCCCGATCCTTGCGGCCAGGATTTGCGGCATATGTTCCATTTCACACGCCTTGGCCAGTGCCAGAGCCATAGAAAGGGCACTGAAGATCCGGATTCCGGAGCCGGCGCATAAGGTGCGGCTCCTTGCCATACATGCCGAGACCCTGCAGAGTCATAGCCTCCACCTCTTTTTTCTGGTAGCGCCTGACTTTCTCAATGTATCCAGCGTGATTCCGCTAATGCAGACGCATCCGGAAGTGGCTGAGACTGCAGTCAAAATAAAGAGGTTTGCCAACAGGGCCGCTGACCTTCTGGTAGGTAGGAGCACGCATCCAATAGCCATAAAGATCGGCGGTCTGACACGAATTCCACGCAAGATGCAATTAAGAGAATTGGCTAAAGACCTTGATGCTACTATCCCATATCTGTGGAAGGCGCTTGATTTCTTCAAGGGATTCAAGATACCGGATTTTGTCAGAGAGACTGAATTAGTATCGCTAAGAGGAGTTAACAGATACCCGTTTATCGGGGGGAATCTCATTTCAAGTGATGGTATCTGCAAAAAAGAAGACGAATATCGTTCCATGACGAATGAATACATTGGGGACTTCTCCAACTCAAAATTGACGAGGTTGAGCAGGGAATCTTTTGCAGTAGGTGCGTTAGCAAGGTTCAACAACAATTATGACCTACTGCATCCAAAGGCAAAAGAGGCAGCCGAGGGGTTGAATTTAAGGCCAGGGGTCCATAATCCTTACTTCTATAACCTAGCTCAACTTGTGGAGTGCTTTCATGTCATGTATGAGTCAAAAGAGTTGCTCCCAGAATTGATCGATTCAGATACCTCTGAATTTTCAATACATTATAAAGTAAGGCAATGCAAGGCAACCGGGGCGGTGGAGGCTCCGCGCGGGACCCTCTATCACTACTACCGGATCAGCGAAGGGGGAAAGATTGAGAAAGCAGATTGTGTGATCCCTACCAATCAGAATAACGGCAATATATATTATGATCTCCGCAAGCTGGTTAATGAGTTGATGGTACAGGGAATGGAGGGAAAAGAGATAGAAAGACTCTCTCGGATGCTTGTCAGGGCCTATGATCCATGTATTTCCTGCTCAGTTCACTGATCCTGACTATTTAGTTCCTTGCAGGCCGGAGAGGGGTATGCCGGTTTTTTGTTTCAAAGCGACTTTGAGCATTTCTTGCAGATCCTTGGCGCAGCGGAGCGCCCGGAGGTTGCGCTGTTTGATGGAAGTTGTACAATTTCCAGCTATGTTCGCCTTTTTCTGCCATTTCGTTTGAGATGTTGATACGCCTGGTACATGAAGGTCCTGATGGCCGCCTCCCTTCCGGGTTGGAAGCCGGAGTCGTAGGGGGCATCCAGGTATGGAATTCTCAGCTTGTTCATAAGAGGCCTTACGATGGCTGAGGTAACCGTACTGGGCATACAGGTAAAGGGATAGACATTCACCACGCCGTTATATCCTTCCCTGGCATATTCCACGATTCCGGCAATACTTAAGCAGGCCTCCGTGCCCACATCAAAACAAAACAGGTCCTTTTCCTGAAGGATATTATCCAGATCTGCCACTTTATGGTCTTCGGCCAGGTCAATCAGCGATCTGGCCCTCTTGTATGCCTTCTTTTGTCTGAGTTCTTGATATAAAAGATCCCCCCCGAAGCTGATTATCTTTTTTAAATACTCCCTCATGGGCCCCGGGCGGAGCTGTTTCAGGCTGAATTGAAATCCTGCTTTCGCCTCCCTGAATCTGTCATAGGCCGTATAATTCATCCATTCGGCAACAGATGCATTAATCACCTCGGCCCCGTATCTTTCCAGGACCCTGATAATGTCCTGATTTGCCTGGACATGTGTCCTTACGTAAATCTCGCCAACGATCCCGATAAGCGGCTTGGGAGGGATGCCGGGATCAATGATTGATTTTCCCTCATCGATAATCTCTTCCAGTTTATCTAGTATCTTATCAAAGTCTTTATTGGCCCCGTATTTCTCAAACGAATCTTCCATGATGTGCATGGATCTCTCGATAAAATCATCCGTCATACCGGGTTCTTTTTCATACGGCCTGATTTTCCAGAGCAACCTGTCGAGTATGTCGGCTATCACAATAGAAAAATAGGCGGCCTTCCTGAGGTCTCTCACCCGTTCCTTCTCAATTATTCCGGCGAGCGAGTAACCATCACTTGTGGTAAGGGAACCGATCTTTACATCCTTCAGCTCAGGAAAGGAATCCAGGATAATTCGCTGATACTTGTTGTACATGCCGAAACGGCACGGTCCGCCCGATTCCGGCATAAAATATACGTAATTTCCCGGATTGAAGTCCTTTCCCAGCCTCTTCTCTTCTTCTTTTAAGAAATAGAGGATATCTCCTGTCGTGATCTGGCAGGGATAGCATTCTTTTCCGGAAGTGTATTCCTTTCCAAGATCAAGGCCCTTACAGGTGTCCATAACCTTTGCATTAATGCCGAACCCCCTGAATGTCGCCGCAACGAGATGTACTCCTATCCTGTGCATTTGAGGAATCAGGAATGTCTTGTTCCTGAGATCAAAGCGGCCCACATTTCTGGTGAGCGACCGGAAATCTACAACTTTTTCTGATTCCATTTTTTTTAATTTGCCGCTCTTAAGTCAAGATTCATATCTGACCTGGATTTCTGCATGGTATTCTCTATAACGTTCCTGTAAGCCTCCAGCCTGGTCATAACACCTGCTACGGCACTGTGCTCGTCAAGCTCCAGGATCAGATAGGCCTTATCTCCCATGATATATTTGTAAAAATGCTCGATAAAAGAGTCCGGCCCGCACCCGAAATTGGTCAAATGGAGACCGAAACAGTTTGGACGCTCCTTTATGAATCTGGCAACCCTCAAGATCTGGGCACCAAGTCCCCAATACATTGAAGGAAAATCCGAAAGGTCAACCGATGAAACGTCTATGAAATCCATGGGAAGCGCGGTTACTCCGATCTTGCTCAAATTCCGGCCGAGCCTCAAATTTAATCTTTCATCGTAAAGATTATATGGGCGACCTGTCACTACCACGATTGGCTCATCAGGATCCCGGTCTTCAAGGATTTTCTGACCTCTCCGGTAAAGCTCCGTTACAAACCGATTATGCCTGTCCAGGGCATGATAAAGGGCCTTTTTTATCTCGGCCCCACTTGCGCCGAGCTTTGACTGTATCTGCCCTGAAATCTCCAGTGCCAGGAGTTCGGGATCGTATTTCAGATGAATTACCGGGCTCAAAACAGACGACGGGTCAAGTTCGAGGGCCATACGGACCATATAGGAATTGCTCTGGGACATGGGACAATAATACCCGGCTTCCGAAGGCTCAGGCGTAGGCATGTTGATTATGCTTGGAAGGAAAAGGTATCTTGTCTTTCCTGCCAGTTCCTTGATGTGACCATGGGAGACCTTTACCGGATAGCAGGTCTCGGCCGCAATTATCTCTGTCCCGGTCTCGGAGATATGTGCATTGGTTGGCGGGCTCATGACAAGCCGGAATCCGAGCCGGTCAAAAAAATGGGCCCACATAATACCCAGTTGGTGGCCATAAAGGGCCCTCTGCATACCTACGGTTGGTCGATTGTCGATCTCCATCAGGGGTTCATCCTGCAAATCCGTATAAACCCCGGCCATGTATGACTGCCAGACCTCCTGCCTCAATTTAAAGAAGTTCTCCTTCCTGGGTCCGGTGCCTCTTGTCAATTCATAGCGACCGCACTCCCCGCCCCAGATACTGCGGCGACCGTCAAAATTATAGACTTTAAGCTTGCATCTGTTATGGCAGTGAGGGTCTGCACGGCATATTTTTTCAGTATACTCCATCCGGTCTTTTATGGCGCTGTCAAGACCCCTGAAGGTACTTCTGTCCCTTTCTTCAAGGCGCATTTTCTCCTGCACACTCACAGCAGCGCCATAGGCACCCAAGACCTCTCTGTGCCTGGGAACCAGAAGACCGCGTCCAAGGATGTTTTCAAAGGCGGCAACAACCCCCTTATTTAAAGAAGGACCGCCCAAGAACATGACCTTATGCCCTATTTTTCGCTTTCCGACCACCCGGTTCAGATAATTATAGACAATGGCATAGCACAGTCCTGCTATTAGATTTTTTCTCTCTACGCCCTTCTGATGATAAGACACAAGGTCTGATTCCATGAATACCGTGCATCTCTCAGCCAGCTTGACAGGCCTGTCCGACGAAAGCGCAATCTCCTGAAATTCGCCCACGATATTGATCCCGTATTTATTGGCCAGCTCATGCAGAAAACTACCCGTGCCGGCAGCACACACTTTATTCATGTCAAAATCAAGGGGATAGGTATTGGCAATAGAGATGTATTTGGAGTCCTGCCCCCCGATCTCAAAGATAGTGTCCACCTCAGGGCATATCTCCACCGCGCCCCTTGCGTGGGCCGTTATCTCATCGATGATCAGGTCCGCATTCAGAAAATCTCCTACCACGTTCCTGCCCGAGCCGGTCGTGGCCGTGCCCACGATTTCAATGCTTTTTCCTATATCATCGCGGATACACGAAAGGAGCCTCTGAGTGACCTCTATGGGCTTGCCCTGAGTAGGCACATAGGTCTTGTGGATGATCTCGCGGTCTTCGTTGATGAGGGCGTATTTGGTGGTCGTGGACCCTACATCTATACCAAGGTATACCCTTGTCTTTTTCCGCAAGGATTTTTTCCGAATCTCGTTTGTCTCCGGAAAAATCGTCTGTTTCAGTGCCAACCTGGGCGCCACCGGCACTGAAACCTTACTCTTAAATCCACCGGTTTTTAACACATCCGGATCCACCCGGTCCTCCATGCCGGATTCAAGGGCACCCAGGGCAACCCCCAGGGCGCCTATGGAGGTGTTATGGGGAGGTACGATCAACCCCGGGAAATAGCTCCTGAAGGCCTTGACCTGGAGGTCGTTCAACGAGAGCCCGCCGACAAAAAGAATCGGTTCCTCAAGTGCCCGATTGGAGACGATGGTGCTCATGTAGTTTCTGGCGTTTCCAACATGAAGGCCGTAAATAATATCCTCCAGCTTTTCCCCCTTGTTCTGGAGGTGAATCATGTCGGATTTTGTGAACACGGTGCAGCGGCACGCCACATTGGCGGGTCTCTGGCTCTTCAGGCCGAGTTTTATAAAATCGGCCAATATCTTGTCGATCTCATCAGGGATAAAATCCGTTTTTCTGGTATATATGGTGGTGGCCAATCTCTGGGCCTGCTGATCGATGAAAGACCCTGTGCCGGATGCACAGGGGCCGTTGGTATTAAAGTATTC encodes the following:
- a CDS encoding CoA activase, giving the protein MEKISIKNKRSPRDPDLYYYVGIDAGSVSLNCIVINHEKEIVYEFPYERHLGRVEEKVLTLIQGLYERFGQERIRSVSFTGNHGKKLGEELGTFYEFETISQVLGAVFLRPDVKTIISMGGQETALLQINHYDSGWELEYFNTNGPCASGTGSFIDQQAQRLATTIYTRKTDFIPDEIDKILADFIKLGLKSQRPANVACRCTVFTKSDMIHLQNKGEKLEDIIYGLHVGNARNYMSTIVSNRALEEPILFVGGLSLNDLQVKAFRSYFPGLIVPPHNTSIGALGVALGALESGMEDRVDPDVLKTGGFKSKVSVPVAPRLALKQTIFPETNEIRKKSLRKKTRVYLGIDVGSTTTKYALINEDREIIHKTYVPTQGKPIEVTQRLLSCIRDDIGKSIEIVGTATTGSGRNVVGDFLNADLIIDEITAHARGAVEICPEVDTIFEIGGQDSKYISIANTYPLDFDMNKVCAAGTGSFLHELANKYGINIVGEFQEIALSSDRPVKLAERCTVFMESDLVSYHQKGVERKNLIAGLCYAIVYNYLNRVVGKRKIGHKVMFLGGPSLNKGVVAAFENILGRGLLVPRHREVLGAYGAAVSVQEKMRLEERDRSTFRGLDSAIKDRMEYTEKICRADPHCHNRCKLKVYNFDGRRSIWGGECGRYELTRGTGPRKENFFKLRQEVWQSYMAGVYTDLQDEPLMEIDNRPTVGMQRALYGHQLGIMWAHFFDRLGFRLVMSPPTNAHISETGTEIIAAETCYPVKVSHGHIKELAGKTRYLFLPSIINMPTPEPSEAGYYCPMSQSNSYMVRMALELDPSSVLSPVIHLKYDPELLALEISGQIQSKLGASGAEIKKALYHALDRHNRFVTELYRRGQKILEDRDPDEPIVVVTGRPYNLYDERLNLRLGRNLSKIGVTALPMDFIDVSSVDLSDFPSMYWGLGAQILRVARFIKERPNCFGLHLTNFGCGPDSFIEHFYKYIMGDKAYLILELDEHSAVAGVMTRLEAYRNVIENTMQKSRSDMNLDLRAAN